The DNA region CTAGACGGTCGCAGGCAGGGCAAAGGCGTGGTGGCGCGGATCGCCGGGTGCGACGACCGGGATACGGCGGCTGCATTGCTCGGCAAAGAGATTGCGATAGATCGCAATCAATTGCCGGAACTGGATACGGACGATTACTACTGGGCTGACCTGGAAGGTTTGCAGGTTCGTAACAGCGAAGGCGTAGCGCTGGGCACGGTGGATCATCTGCTTGCCACAGGCGCCAATGATGTTTTGGTGGTGAAAGGGGATCACGAGCATCTGATTCCGTTTGTACTTGATCAGGTGGTAAAGGCGGTTCACCTCCACGAGGGATGGATCGAGGTCGATTGGGATCCGGAGTTTTGATCCCTAACGGCGAGCCGACCGGGGAACGGCGCATGCGGATTGGCGTCATCACGCTGTTTCCGGAGATGATTGAAGCTCTGCGGCTGGGTGGCATCACAGCGCGGGCGCTCGAGCGTGGCCTGGTTGATTTGGTGTGCTGGAATCCGCGCGATTACACAACGGATCGGCACCGAACCGTGGACGATCGGCCATACGGCGGCGGTCCGGGGATGGTGATGAAGGTCGAGCCGCTGCGGCAGGCGATCAGCGCCGCGCGCGCCGCGGCACCAGCGGGCAGTCCGGTGATCTACCTGACACCACAGGGGCGCCGGCTCGATCAGGCCGGAGTACAGGAATTGGCAGGCTTGCCAGGGGTGATTCTTCTGGCGGGACGCTACGAAGGGGTCGATGAGCGCATCGTCGAGAACGATGTCGATGCGGAGTGGTCGATCGGCGATTATGTTTTGAGCGGTGGCGAACTCGCCGCGATGGCGCTGATCGATGCAGTTACCCGCCTGCAGCCGGGGGCGCTGGGCGACGCCGATTCCGCCATGCAGGATTCGTACATGGACGGGTTGCTCGATTATCCGCATTACACCCGTCCGGAACAGATCGCCGGGCAACATGTGCCCGAGGTGCTACTTTCCGGCGATCACGCCGCCATTTCCAGCTGGCGCAAGATGCAGGCGCTGGGGCGGACGGAGTTGCGACGACCGGATCTTCTCGAGCGGTTGCAGCTAACGGAAGAACAGCGGGCTCTGTTGGAACAATTCCGGCAGGAGAACGCAGATCGTGGGATATCAGATTGACACTGAATTACCTGGGGAACGAGCCATGAGCAACATCATCGACCAGATCAATGCCGAACAGATGAACAAGGAATTCCCGGAGTTCGGACCGGGAGACACTGTAGTGGTGCGTGTTAAGGTGAAAGAGGGCAGCAACGAACGTTTGCAGGACTTTGAAGGTGTGGTCATCGCCAAACGCAATCGCGGCCTCAACTCCTCGTTCACCGTGCGCAAAATCAGCCATGGTGAAGGTGTTGAACGCGTCTTCCCCACCTACAGTCCGAACGTTCAGGAAGTGAAGGTCAAGCGCCGTGGTGACGTGCGCCGCGCCAAGCTTTACTACCTGCGCGACCTGCGCGGTAAGGCGGCGCGCATCAAGGAAAAGCTCTAAGCGTCAGAGTTCTCCGCGATGCACCGGGAACGGGTGCTTGCCGAGCGGCAAGGCACCCGTTTTTCGTTTTGGCGTCGACGGGGTGGATCGCCTATCCTGTCGTCCATGTCTGGTCAACGCTCGATTGCCGCTGCGACGCTCGCCGTCACGCTGCTCATGCCTCAAACTGCCGGCGCGGCAACACTGGAGGAGGTGGCTGTCCTGGCCCAAACCGGGGCGGTGGAGCTGGCAAGCCACCTGGTGGAGCGCGAACAGCCGTCGCTCGCGGAAAACCCGGTCGAGTGGTTGCGCTGGGAGCGTGCCCGACTCGAACTCTATCGTGCCCGGCGCGCCTGGGCGTTGCTGACGGAACGGGTTGTCAGGCTCCCCGCCGATGTTCCAGCTCCGTTTCGATTGTGGGCAAAGCGGCTGCAGGTCGAAGCGTTTCTTGAGCAGGAGAAGGGCGAGGAGGCTCGGGAACTTCTGCGGGAGCTGATTTGGGGTAACGGCAACCCTGCACCCACACCGGATCAGTTGACCGATTGGCGTCGCCTGGTGATCCGCAGTTATCTCGTTGACGGCAGTATCGAAGATGCTCAGATAGCGATGCTGCGCTATCGCCAGGACTATGGCGATGGCAGTGATGAGTGGCGTCTTTTGCAGGCGCAGGTCATGTTGCGCGCAGGCGCGACCAGTGAAGTGCCGGGCTTGCTGGACAAGGTGGGTGGTATCGAAGCGCGCACCCTGGTACTGCTGGCGCAGTTGCGCAGCGGAGACCAAAGGCCGGCGGCGGTTGCGCACGAGGCCCGCAAACTCAGCGAAGACGCCAAACTCACCCCCTCCCAGCGCATCCAGGTTTGGGCGCTGGCCGCAGAGGCCGCCGAGACCGCCAGCGACGCCGTGGGACGTGCTCAGGCACTGGAACACGCGCTGCTCCAACCGGGGGCCGTCGCCCAATTGGCGGGCGTATTGCGCGTCGATGCCGATGCCTTGTGGGATGCCTATCTTGCCTATGGTCAGGCTGCGGGCAATCAGGAACAGTTGCTGGTGGGACAGGATCAGGCCTGGTTCGCCAAGGCGGGCGAATTTGCCAAGCGCTATCCATTGCGCGCCCGTTCGATGTATGTCGTGGTTGCACTCAACGGCCTCGATGCCGAAACCCGCGCGCTGGCCCATCTGCAATTGGCGCAGTCGCTGACCGCGATCGAGGGAGGGGATCTGCTGCTGCGCCGACTCTATCTGGAATCGAAGCGTTTCGCTCGCCTCGATGGCGTACCCGAACCCATCCGTCATCGAATGGTGGATTTGGCGCTGGCATCCTCCGAGGTGGGGCTGGCATCGCGGTTAATGCGGGGACTGGCAACGCCCCCCGCGGGATTGGAGCGTGTCGAGTGGCAGATGCGTCGGGCGCGGGTGCTGATCCTCGCCGGTGAGCCTGACGAGGGCGTCGAGTTGCTGGCAACCCTGCTCCGTGAGACACCGCAGTTTGAGACGGCGGTGCTCGATCGTTTGCTGCAGGTCATTTTCGATCTGCAGACGAT from Pseudomonadota bacterium includes:
- a CDS encoding ribosome maturation factor RimM, with product MVVEQIKRLIVGRITGIYGVRGWVKIRSYTEPRENILSFDRWFVGRGDQWSVEHALDGRRQGKGVVARIAGCDDRDTAAALLGKEIAIDRNQLPELDTDDYYWADLEGLQVRNSEGVALGTVDHLLATGANDVLVVKGDHEHLIPFVLDQVVKAVHLHEGWIEVDWDPEF
- the trmD gene encoding tRNA (guanosine(37)-N1)-methyltransferase TrmD, with the translated sequence MRIGVITLFPEMIEALRLGGITARALERGLVDLVCWNPRDYTTDRHRTVDDRPYGGGPGMVMKVEPLRQAISAARAAAPAGSPVIYLTPQGRRLDQAGVQELAGLPGVILLAGRYEGVDERIVENDVDAEWSIGDYVLSGGELAAMALIDAVTRLQPGALGDADSAMQDSYMDGLLDYPHYTRPEQIAGQHVPEVLLSGDHAAISSWRKMQALGRTELRRPDLLERLQLTEEQRALLEQFRQENADRGISD
- a CDS encoding 50S ribosomal protein L19; the encoded protein is MSNIIDQINAEQMNKEFPEFGPGDTVVVRVKVKEGSNERLQDFEGVVIAKRNRGLNSSFTVRKISHGEGVERVFPTYSPNVQEVKVKRRGDVRRAKLYYLRDLRGKAARIKEKL